TTACGCCACCAATGTTTTAACTTTTCCTTACGAGCTTTCAAAAGAAGCTGTAGTAGCGGATATTATTTTTTGCTTACCGGTTCTACAAAAAGAAGCCAAAGAGCAAAGTAAATTACTAAAAGCCCATTTGGCCCATTTAATTGTGCACGGCTGCCTTCATGCTCAAGGCCATGATCACGAGGTAAGCCGGGATGCAAAAAAGATGGAGGCCCTGGAAATCCAAATTCTCCAAAAATTGGGCTTTGCCAACCCCTATTCTTGATTTGCCATATTTCTACGCTATTCTTGCTATATGCCTGACCCCAATAAATCCCTTTTAGATCGCTTGGCTGATTTTTTAACTCCGCAGCCAACGGAACCCAGTGAACGCCGTCAAGAACTGATTGATACCCTTCGGGAAGCTCAGGCCGAGGGATTAATTGATGCGGATGCCCTCTCCATGATTGAGGGTGTTTTTCAAGTAGGGCAGTTATGCGCTCGCGACATCCTTGTGCCTCGCGCTCAAATTGATTGGATTGATATTGGCCAACCTCTATCTGAAATCATTAAGAGCGTTATTGAAGCAGCTCACTCCCGCTTTCCTGTGTTCGAAGGTAGCAGAGATAACGTCATTGGCATTTTGTTAGCAAAAGATTTGTTACGTCACGCCACTGAGAAAGATTTTCAGGTGCGCGACTGGTTACGCCCTGCAGTATTCATTCCAGAATCCAAACGTCTTAGCGTCTTATTGCGAGACTTCAAAGATAACCGCAACCATTTAGCTATCGTAGTTGACGAATATAGCGGCGTTGCCGGCATTATTACCATTGAAGATGTGCTCGAGCAGATCGTTGGCGATATTGAGGATGAGCATGATGTCGACGAGGAAGCGGACAACCTCATCGCTTTAGATAATGGCGACATCCGCGTTAAAGGCATTACCGAGCTTGAGCAATTTAATGAAAGACTTGGCACTCATTTTGAAGTGGAAGATATTGAAACTGTGGCGGGCTTGGTGATTCAGCATTTAGGCCGCGTCCCTAAAATGGGTGAGCTCATTGAAATAGGTGGCATTGAATTTGAAGTACAGCGCGCCGACCCAAGACAAATTCATATTCTGCTTGCACGACAATCCAATAAAAAATCAGACTGAGATTCACATTGTTTGATCAGTACTCCAATCATTCACGCATGAGCAGCAAAATCTTTTCTGTTTGTATTTTGTTTGTATTGGGGGCGACACTTGCCGCTATTGCTGAACTACCTTATGGCGGTTGGCTTCAGATCCCCGTTCTCAGTCTTCTCTGGTGGCGCCTTGATGATCAGCGGTCTACCTCCTTCAAAAAACAATTTCTCTTAGGCCTCTCATTTGGCATTGCTTATTTTGTAGTGGGTCTATGGTGGCTTTATATCAGTCTCCATGATGTTGGTGGAATGAGTGCACCACTTGCTTGCATGGGCGTATTTTTACTTTCGGCTTATGTAGCACTGTATTTCTCATTGGCAACACTGGCTATTCCACTGTTTAAAAAGAATCGCTTATTTGGTCTGCTGTTGGCAGCGAGTTGGGTTCTTGCGGAATTTCTACGGGGCTATATCTTTACTGGATTTCCTTGGATGGGCTTTGCTGAAACCCAGTTCAATGGACCTTTCGCACCTGTCGCCCCCTTCTTTGGCGGACTAGCGTGTACCTTTTTAGCAATCTGGACTTCCTGGGAAATTTACCAAGCTCGCAAGCATGTCGTTTCCAGCATGCTACTTATCTTGACGGTTATTGGGATTTCTCAATGCGCTGGTTTTTTTACCTTTACGAAGCCAGTTGGAGAACCGATTAGCGTTCGCTTAATTCAGGGTAACTTTGAACAAAGTCTGAAATTCAACCCGCAAGCTATTGGCAAGCAAATCGATTTCTACGCTGGAGAAATTACCAAAGAGGCAGCCAATCTCATCATTATTCCTGAGACTGCATTTCCATGGCCACTACCTAATTTACCCATTGGCCTATTGAATTACTTGCAAAACTTTTCTAATACGAGCAGCAGCAACATTTTGCTTGGCTTGATTGGTGAAGTGCCTGGGGAAGGTGGCATGCAGTATTCGAATCGCGCTACTGGACTATCGCCCAATGCATTGCCCTATCAATACGATAAAGCGCACCTCGTTCCCTTTGGAGAATTTATTCCTCTAGGTTTTCAGTGGTTCGTTAAAGCCTTCCATGTGCCCATGAGTGACTTTGCAAGAGGAAAGCTAGATCAGCCTCCCTTTGTGATTGTGCGCAAGGATCAAGAGGATCTTCATGCGGCAATTACGATTTGCTACGAAGATGTCTTTGGCGGCGAACTTGCCTCTCGTATTCAACAAAGCAATCAGCCAGTAAACCTACTGATCAATATGACTAATCTGGCCTGGTTTGGGGATTCTCAAGCATCCACTCAACAACTCAGGCTTTCACAGTTGCGCTCTCTGGAGACTGGGCTTCCCGCCTTGCGTGCCACCAATACCGGAATTACTGCGGTTCTTGGTCCTGATGGCAAAGTACTGAAAGACCTCCCAGAATTTACCCAAACAACCCTCGGTACCCACGTCCAGGCTTATTCTGGAAAAACACCTTATGTCATTTGGGGCAATTTACCGATTTTAGGTATTTCTTGCCTACTGCTGCTCTGGGGCCTGATTCAGCGTAGACGTTTTAGGCATTTTTAACTCTCGAGTGCTCTAGCCATGTAAAATCAAAGGCTTAGCCAGGTTAATCATGCTTACTTTTCAGCAAATCATTCTCAAACTTCAAGATTATTGGGACCAACAAGGTTGTGCC
This is a stretch of genomic DNA from Polynucleobacter sp. JS-JIR-II-b4. It encodes these proteins:
- the ybeY gene encoding rRNA maturation RNase YbeY, with amino-acid sequence MSVNKKSISSKLAIELQYASPAIESAVNKAASSTLIKKWVKSATALSGLITLRFVNAAEGKKLNFAFRQKDYATNVLTFPYELSKEAVVADIIFCLPVLQKEAKEQSKLLKAHLAHLIVHGCLHAQGHDHEVSRDAKKMEALEIQILQKLGFANPYS
- a CDS encoding HlyC/CorC family transporter; amino-acid sequence: MPDPNKSLLDRLADFLTPQPTEPSERRQELIDTLREAQAEGLIDADALSMIEGVFQVGQLCARDILVPRAQIDWIDIGQPLSEIIKSVIEAAHSRFPVFEGSRDNVIGILLAKDLLRHATEKDFQVRDWLRPAVFIPESKRLSVLLRDFKDNRNHLAIVVDEYSGVAGIITIEDVLEQIVGDIEDEHDVDEEADNLIALDNGDIRVKGITELEQFNERLGTHFEVEDIETVAGLVIQHLGRVPKMGELIEIGGIEFEVQRADPRQIHILLARQSNKKSD
- the lnt gene encoding apolipoprotein N-acyltransferase, with translation MSSKIFSVCILFVLGATLAAIAELPYGGWLQIPVLSLLWWRLDDQRSTSFKKQFLLGLSFGIAYFVVGLWWLYISLHDVGGMSAPLACMGVFLLSAYVALYFSLATLAIPLFKKNRLFGLLLAASWVLAEFLRGYIFTGFPWMGFAETQFNGPFAPVAPFFGGLACTFLAIWTSWEIYQARKHVVSSMLLILTVIGISQCAGFFTFTKPVGEPISVRLIQGNFEQSLKFNPQAIGKQIDFYAGEITKEAANLIIIPETAFPWPLPNLPIGLLNYLQNFSNTSSSNILLGLIGEVPGEGGMQYSNRATGLSPNALPYQYDKAHLVPFGEFIPLGFQWFVKAFHVPMSDFARGKLDQPPFVIVRKDQEDLHAAITICYEDVFGGELASRIQQSNQPVNLLINMTNLAWFGDSQASTQQLRLSQLRSLETGLPALRATNTGITAVLGPDGKVLKDLPEFTQTTLGTHVQAYSGKTPYVIWGNLPILGISCLLLLWGLIQRRRFRHF